A stretch of the Saccharolobus caldissimus genome encodes the following:
- a CDS encoding APC family permease, which produces MAQGSKVSAAESDKLLRKELNLLDLTFLSLGGIIGSGWLFASLDAAAISGPSAVLAWIIGGILVMFVGLAYAELGSAVPKSGGIVRYPHYTHGSYTGYILGFLYLLSAMTVPAIEAAAAIEYITSISPKLTSILETTVNGVTVLTLPGVGLATILLIAFFFINYFGIKVLGKTNTGITAWKLVIPTLTFILLLLAFNAKNFTTYGGLFPSTVADASSGIIGPSAMLYAIPSAGIVFSYLGFRQAVEYSGEAKNPQKDVGRAVILALLIAIIIYTMLQVSFIGAINWSSAGIAPGNWSALLSSSWASGPFYSEIEAAGKALGIAILIYWGYVLLIDAVVSPSGTGLIYTGTTTRTFYGIAADGYFPQFFLKLNKHRIPLWSLIASLILGFLFLLPFPSWYLLVGFISSATVFTYIMGGIGLQTLRRTAPDLRRTVRIPAASIIAPIATLAALLIVYWSGFTTLFYVLSALFMGVPIFWMYYAVRELKMNYGLGIGLGIAQLLANIGLTYFGYVNIISASSASLGDLVRSFILYFLGFLGMLVIPTVVGYVSVNGKGRQYIRSGFWLIGLILVVYVISFFGGFGPLGSSAPIPFPYDTIVAAIIGLIFHYLAVRSGFRTDEIESIIKEQLEQG; this is translated from the coding sequence ATGGCACAGGGAAGTAAAGTTTCTGCAGCAGAATCTGATAAACTATTAAGGAAAGAACTAAATCTACTAGATTTAACGTTTTTATCATTAGGAGGAATAATAGGTTCTGGATGGTTATTTGCTTCATTAGATGCTGCGGCAATATCTGGACCTTCAGCAGTATTAGCATGGATAATAGGCGGAATACTAGTAATGTTTGTAGGACTAGCTTATGCTGAATTAGGAAGTGCAGTACCTAAAAGTGGTGGAATAGTTAGATATCCACATTACACGCATGGAAGTTACACGGGATATATACTAGGATTTCTCTATTTATTATCAGCGATGACAGTACCAGCTATTGAAGCTGCTGCCGCAATAGAGTATATTACCAGTATAAGTCCTAAGTTAACTAGCATATTGGAGACTACAGTAAATGGTGTAACAGTACTTACATTACCTGGTGTAGGCTTAGCAACAATATTATTAATAGCCTTCTTCTTTATAAATTACTTCGGAATAAAAGTATTAGGTAAGACAAATACTGGAATTACGGCATGGAAACTAGTAATACCAACATTAACATTTATATTATTACTACTAGCATTCAACGCGAAAAACTTCACCACATACGGAGGGCTATTCCCAAGTACAGTAGCAGACGCATCAAGCGGAATAATAGGTCCTTCCGCTATGCTATACGCAATACCTTCTGCGGGAATAGTATTTTCCTATCTAGGATTCAGACAGGCAGTAGAATACTCTGGAGAGGCAAAGAACCCGCAAAAAGATGTAGGGAGAGCGGTAATATTAGCCTTACTTATAGCAATTATAATCTATACTATGCTTCAAGTTTCATTTATAGGGGCAATAAATTGGAGTTCTGCAGGAATAGCCCCAGGTAATTGGTCAGCACTATTATCAAGCTCTTGGGCATCTGGACCATTCTACAGTGAAATAGAAGCAGCTGGAAAGGCATTAGGAATAGCAATACTAATATATTGGGGGTACGTATTATTAATAGATGCAGTAGTATCACCAAGCGGTACTGGATTAATATATACTGGTACTACTACTAGGACTTTCTATGGTATTGCTGCAGATGGCTACTTCCCTCAATTCTTCTTAAAATTGAATAAACATAGGATTCCTCTCTGGTCTTTAATAGCATCATTAATCTTAGGCTTCCTGTTTCTCTTACCTTTCCCAAGCTGGTACTTATTAGTAGGTTTCATATCATCTGCTACAGTTTTTACTTATATTATGGGTGGTATTGGTTTGCAGACTTTAAGGAGAACTGCTCCCGATTTGAGGAGGACTGTTAGGATTCCTGCTGCTAGTATTATTGCTCCTATTGCTACTTTAGCTGCCTTGTTGATTGTTTATTGGTCTGGTTTCACTACTTTGTTTTATGTTTTGTCTGCTTTATTTATGGGTGTTCCTATCTTTTGGATGTATTATGCCGTTAGAGAGTTAAAGATGAATTATGGGCTGGGTATTGGTTTAGGTATCGCTCAGTTATTAGCCAATATTGGTTTAACGTATTTTGGCTATGTTAACATTATTAGTGCTTCTTCTGCTAGTCTAGGTGATTTAGTTAGGAGTTTTATTCTTTATTTTCTTGGGTTTCTTGGTATGCTTGTTATTCCTACTGTTGTTGGTTATGTTAGTGTTAATGGTAAGGGTAGACAGTACATTAGGAGTGGCTTTTGGTTAATTGGCTTAATATTAGTTGTTTATGTTATTAGTTTCTTTGGTGGTTTCGGTCCTTTAGGGAGTTCTGCTCCAATACCCTTCCCGTATGATACCATTGTAGCTGCTATTATTGGTTTAATATTTCATTATCTTGCTGTTAGGAGTGGTTTTAGGACTGACGAGATAGAGAGTATTATCAAGGAGCAGTTGGAGCAAGGATAA
- a CDS encoding DsbA family oxidoreductase, giving the protein MVVKITFFHDVLCPFCFVTSRRLRKVVKEFGNEVIVKHKAFMIISSLEDLKAAAPTEEEAREIFKQEFSIIKRYYPDYDPEKVINKGKITWVWSLPPLMACKAAEYQKGDNGYWDYFDKAQEKFFLEGENINDDNVLIQIAKEVGLNIDKFKEDFKSKKTRMSVYEDEAEAHAMGIRGVPALLINDYWLIRGVQDEDYLKSVIEDLLTNGGEPKKVKLKAYWEAYQ; this is encoded by the coding sequence ATGGTTGTGAAAATAACCTTCTTTCATGACGTGTTATGTCCTTTCTGTTTCGTGACATCAAGGAGATTGAGAAAAGTCGTAAAAGAGTTCGGTAATGAGGTAATAGTTAAGCATAAAGCGTTTATGATAATATCTTCTTTAGAAGACTTAAAGGCTGCTGCGCCTACTGAGGAAGAGGCTAGAGAGATATTTAAACAAGAGTTTTCAATTATAAAAAGATACTATCCAGATTATGATCCAGAAAAGGTCATAAATAAAGGTAAGATAACTTGGGTTTGGTCCCTTCCCCCATTAATGGCATGTAAGGCTGCAGAATATCAAAAAGGAGATAACGGTTACTGGGATTATTTTGATAAGGCTCAAGAAAAGTTCTTCCTTGAAGGAGAGAATATTAATGATGATAATGTACTAATTCAGATAGCTAAGGAAGTTGGTCTTAATATAGATAAATTTAAAGAGGACTTTAAGTCTAAAAAGACTAGAATGTCTGTTTATGAAGATGAGGCAGAAGCTCATGCTATGGGGATTAGGGGAGTACCAGCACTTTTAATAAATGATTATTGGCTAATCAGAGGTGTTCAGGATGAGGATTATCTTAAAAGTGTTATAGAGGACTTGCTAACTAATGGTGGAGAGCCAAAGAAAGTTAAACTAAAAGCTTATTGGGAGGCTTATCAATAA
- a CDS encoding CBS domain-containing protein — MSKKVKELMSTPVFQVEGNTSLQEVCKLMLERGVGSVIVTEQGIPKGIFTDRDAVRAIAMGMNSNDEVRLVSTMGNLIVVDEDTDVFEALKIMAMNKIRHLPVKDKNGNIIGMFAITDFHKVYG, encoded by the coding sequence ATGAGCAAGAAAGTAAAGGAATTAATGTCAACTCCAGTTTTTCAAGTTGAAGGGAATACCTCACTTCAAGAAGTATGTAAACTTATGTTAGAAAGGGGAGTAGGTTCAGTTATTGTGACAGAACAAGGAATTCCTAAGGGCATATTCACGGATAGGGATGCTGTTAGGGCTATAGCTATGGGTATGAATTCTAATGATGAAGTTAGATTAGTTTCAACAATGGGTAATTTAATTGTTGTAGATGAAGATACTGACGTTTTTGAGGCGTTAAAGATTATGGCTATGAATAAGATAAGGCATTTGCCAGTTAAGGATAAGAATGGTAATATAATAGGAATGTTCGCGATTACAGACTTCCATAAAGTTTATGGTTAA
- a CDS encoding CoA transferase subunit A — translation MDSKLITLEEAVKLVKNGDSITISGISIHRNPMAFIYALVKEGIRDLYFIDREPGFGLEVLLKYGAVRKLRIAMSTLEWFSSIPKNFRKMIENKEVELLEDTCGAFIAGIRAGAFGIPFMPVRGILGSDLVKLHEKAGTWKVIEDPFSGEKIVLVKAIIPDVAIIHVNRADEEGNAEIIGPLYEDVYKAKASKKVIITAEEIVPKSYFYGKRPTINAEYVTAVVHAPKGAEPTSMFPLYDADYERIIEFLGHF, via the coding sequence ATGGATAGCAAACTGATTACTTTAGAGGAAGCAGTAAAGCTAGTAAAAAACGGGGATTCGATAACAATAAGTGGTATATCTATTCATAGGAACCCCATGGCCTTTATTTATGCTTTAGTAAAGGAGGGAATAAGGGATTTATATTTCATAGATAGAGAACCGGGTTTTGGGTTAGAAGTTCTACTTAAGTATGGTGCTGTAAGGAAGTTACGAATTGCTATGTCAACCTTGGAATGGTTCTCAAGTATACCAAAAAATTTTAGAAAAATGATTGAAAATAAAGAGGTAGAACTTTTAGAAGATACTTGCGGGGCATTTATAGCTGGTATAAGGGCAGGGGCTTTTGGAATTCCCTTTATGCCAGTTAGGGGAATTTTAGGTTCTGACTTAGTTAAGTTGCACGAAAAAGCAGGTACTTGGAAAGTTATAGAGGACCCCTTCAGTGGAGAAAAAATAGTTTTAGTTAAGGCAATTATCCCAGATGTTGCAATAATCCACGTAAATAGAGCGGATGAGGAGGGTAACGCTGAAATTATTGGGCCGTTATATGAGGATGTATATAAGGCTAAGGCTTCAAAGAAGGTCATTATAACAGCTGAGGAAATAGTTCCTAAGTCCTATTTCTATGGCAAAAGACCTACTATTAACGCTGAATATGTTACCGCAGTAGTCCACGCACCTAAGGGTGCAGAACCTACAAGCATGTTTCCATTGTATGATGCAGATTACGAAAGAATTATAGAATTTCTAGGGCACTTCTAA
- a CDS encoding CoA-transferase subunit beta → MKAYTIDYVIKAISTLLEDGELVYIGLNSVPALIGTFMARDLYKKKIRIIGVAEAENPVRVTLSPSTGNPFFLESSPVMITADSFDLAQKGKLDVMFLGPAQIDEETNINLSVIGDYENPKVRLPGGAATAFIFPLVKKAILWNLKHSKRSLVKRVDFVTGTAKFSNNKVFVVTNLGVLRYDRKDKKWYLDYVYPFTSYEQVKENTEFEVEKGYMIKIEINEKDLEFINSVDPYELRSALEIL, encoded by the coding sequence ATGAAAGCATATACGATAGATTACGTAATAAAAGCTATATCCACGTTATTAGAGGATGGAGAGCTAGTTTACATAGGGTTAAATTCAGTACCAGCCTTAATAGGAACCTTTATGGCTAGAGATCTATATAAGAAAAAGATAAGAATAATTGGAGTCGCAGAAGCGGAAAACCCAGTTAGGGTTACCCTCTCTCCCTCAACTGGAAATCCGTTCTTTTTAGAATCCTCACCAGTAATGATAACAGCAGATTCCTTTGATCTCGCACAAAAAGGAAAATTGGACGTAATGTTTTTAGGACCGGCACAGATAGATGAGGAAACTAATATTAATTTATCGGTAATAGGTGACTACGAGAATCCTAAGGTGAGATTGCCAGGAGGGGCTGCTACAGCGTTCATATTTCCCTTAGTAAAAAAGGCAATTTTATGGAATTTAAAACATTCTAAAAGAAGCCTGGTAAAAAGAGTGGATTTTGTAACTGGCACTGCTAAATTCTCAAATAATAAAGTATTTGTAGTTACAAATTTAGGCGTTTTAAGGTACGATAGAAAAGACAAGAAATGGTATTTAGATTACGTTTATCCCTTCACATCTTATGAACAAGTCAAGGAAAATACTGAATTTGAAGTAGAAAAAGGATATATGATTAAAATTGAAATAAATGAGAAAGATTTGGAATTTATAAATTCAGTAGACCCTTATGAACTTAGAAGTGCCCTAGAAATTCTATAA
- the trm10 gene encoding tRNA (adenine(9)-N1)-methyltransferase Trm10 encodes MILGKTLARYLSNELNVNSIKIINLKKFFKTGYLQSIAINMLIYNYGLSKKGDYGKFVTEEENIKILKGKGDTFTDYVILKNGEIKISEDIIPLEPQFIIDLGFYENQIEEEKVSLKEQIMLSINTIREYLSDYNLKLIHAPSSFKLEGKNKVSYIDSIPKEKAIVLNPYGDIVANEDIIRNSRVFIIGGIVDKGRRLKNATYELARKYGYEDLPQVKILLKDSIVGVPDRINKIIEIILKVISGKSLEEAIISSQSNADKLNRLVRDINKLEKLDTSTISYLKNWLKANDKILRMALKKSKFKDKL; translated from the coding sequence CAGGGTATTTGCAATCGATTGCTATAAATATGTTAATTTATAATTATGGATTGTCAAAAAAAGGAGATTACGGTAAATTCGTCACTGAGGAGGAAAACATAAAAATATTAAAAGGTAAGGGTGATACGTTTACGGATTACGTAATATTAAAAAATGGAGAGATAAAAATAAGTGAGGATATAATACCTTTAGAGCCTCAATTTATAATAGATTTAGGATTTTATGAAAATCAAATAGAAGAAGAAAAGGTTAGCCTTAAGGAACAAATAATGCTATCCATTAACACTATTAGAGAATATTTGTCCGATTATAACTTAAAGCTGATACATGCCCCTTCATCATTCAAATTGGAAGGTAAAAATAAGGTTAGTTACATAGATTCTATCCCTAAAGAAAAAGCAATCGTCCTAAATCCTTACGGTGACATTGTGGCTAATGAAGACATTATTAGAAACTCCAGAGTGTTTATCATTGGGGGAATTGTAGATAAGGGTAGAAGATTAAAGAATGCAACTTATGAATTAGCTAGAAAATATGGTTATGAAGATCTACCACAAGTTAAAATTTTACTTAAGGATTCAATAGTAGGTGTACCCGATAGGATAAATAAAATTATAGAAATAATATTGAAGGTAATTAGCGGAAAAAGTCTAGAGGAGGCAATTATATCAAGTCAATCAAATGCTGATAAGTTAAACAGATTAGTTAGGGATATAAACAAGTTAGAAAAGCTTGACACTTCTACGATTAGTTATCTAAAAAATTGGCTAAAGGCAAACGATAAAATACTTAGAATGGCTTTAAAGAAAAGTAAATTTAAAGATAAATTATAA